One stretch of Chryseobacterium sp. LJ668 DNA includes these proteins:
- a CDS encoding ferritin: protein MNTNRLSPRLEQALSDQMNTEDLQSRVYFSYGIWAADKGYGGISNFLFRHAQEERDHAVKFMQYVLNRGGKPTVTALPSPGQEPTSLSHCFDLVFQHEVDNTTAIYNLVNIAFEEKDWASWNFLQWFVKEQIEEETFAMNLIDKLKIAGGDRASDESLFTLDKTLETLPDDAEQAQDATGANP, encoded by the coding sequence ATGAATACAAACAGACTTTCACCAAGACTGGAACAGGCTTTGAGCGACCAGATGAATACTGAAGATTTGCAGTCCAGAGTTTATTTTTCTTATGGAATTTGGGCTGCAGATAAAGGGTATGGTGGAATTTCAAATTTTCTCTTTCGCCATGCACAGGAAGAAAGAGACCACGCTGTAAAATTTATGCAGTATGTGCTCAACAGAGGCGGCAAACCAACTGTTACAGCACTGCCTTCACCGGGTCAGGAACCGACAAGTCTTTCCCATTGTTTTGATCTTGTTTTTCAACATGAAGTAGACAATACAACAGCAATTTATAACTTAGTCAATATTGCTTTCGAAGAAAAAGACTGGGCTTCATGGAATTTTCTGCAATGGTTTGTTAAAGAGCAAATTGAAGAAGAAACTTTTGCAATGAATTTAATAGATAAATTGAAAATTGCAGGTGGAGACAGAGCCAGTGACGAATCTCTGTTTACACTTGATAAAACTTTGGAAACACTACCGGACGATGCTGAGCAGGCGCAAGATGCAACCGGTGCAAACCCATAA
- the ychF gene encoding redox-regulated ATPase YchF — MKCGIVGLPNVGKSTLFNCLSNAKAQSANYPFCTIEPNLGTVSVPDQRLFELEKLVNPEKVLPAVVEIVDIAGLVKGASKGEGLGNQFLANIRECEAIIHVLRCFENGNIIHVEGSVDPMRDKEIIDIELQLKDLETIGKAVEKAKKFIKSGKKEDILTYETLHNLEKFLEDGKNAREFPMDDFAASIIGDVQLLTNKPVLYVCNVDENSIKNGNEWIAKIEEMAQKEKAEVVVLAAQIEADINELDTFEEREIFLEELGLTEPGVNRLIRKAYDLLKLQTYFTAGVKEVRAWTIGQGWTAPQAAGVIHTDFEKGFIRAEVIKYNDYVSYGTEAKVKEAGKLSVEGKEYIVQDGDIMHFRFNV; from the coding sequence ATGAAATGTGGAATCGTAGGCTTACCCAATGTAGGTAAATCAACTCTTTTTAACTGCTTGAGCAATGCTAAAGCGCAATCAGCCAATTATCCTTTCTGTACAATTGAGCCTAATTTAGGAACAGTTTCTGTACCTGATCAGAGACTATTTGAGCTTGAAAAACTGGTAAATCCTGAAAAAGTTTTACCTGCTGTTGTAGAGATCGTTGATATTGCCGGTTTAGTGAAAGGAGCGAGCAAAGGGGAAGGTTTAGGAAACCAGTTTTTGGCCAACATCAGAGAGTGCGAAGCGATTATTCATGTTTTAAGATGTTTCGAAAACGGAAATATCATCCACGTTGAAGGTTCTGTAGACCCGATGAGAGATAAAGAAATTATTGACATCGAACTTCAGTTGAAAGATTTGGAAACTATAGGAAAAGCAGTTGAAAAAGCTAAAAAATTCATCAAGTCAGGAAAGAAAGAAGATATTTTGACGTATGAAACGCTTCATAACCTTGAAAAATTTCTCGAAGACGGTAAAAATGCAAGAGAATTCCCGATGGATGATTTTGCAGCTTCAATCATAGGAGATGTTCAGCTATTGACCAATAAACCAGTTCTTTACGTTTGTAATGTAGACGAAAATTCTATCAAAAATGGAAACGAATGGATTGCCAAGATTGAAGAAATGGCACAGAAAGAAAAGGCTGAAGTCGTGGTTTTAGCTGCTCAGATCGAAGCAGATATCAATGAATTAGACACCTTTGAAGAAAGAGAAATTTTCTTGGAAGAATTAGGCTTAACTGAACCAGGTGTAAACCGTTTGATCAGAAAAGCGTATGATTTATTAAAGCTACAGACTTATTTTACTGCCGGAGTAAAAGAAGTGAGAGCGTGGACAATCGGACAAGGCTGGACGGCTCCTCAAGCTGCAGGTGTTATTCACACCGATTTTGAAAAAGGATTCATCCGAGCAGAAGTGATCAAGTATAACGATTACGTGAGCTACGGTACAGAAGCTAAGGTAAAAGAAGCCGGAAAGCTCTCTGTTGAAGGAAAAGAATACATCGTACAAGACGGTGATATTATGCACTTCAGATTTAATGTTTAA